One window of Lytechinus variegatus isolate NC3 chromosome 2, Lvar_3.0, whole genome shotgun sequence genomic DNA carries:
- the LOC121408855 gene encoding solute carrier family 35 member G1-like, whose amino-acid sequence MKQVVCPTDRCLKDTIMAKEERDPTGDDEQKNVDNDSLHTESEALSEGYNDNTQTEKRIWTRIFEVMIQRRGIFWALSYAILTSFAALTIKLLSGKVSPNQIMLYRSLTIVLFTAPNLQRQRVSLSLPLKAWSLVVFRGIAGMAMAISYYYAIQHLDISTAKCIRQGSTFLTCILACVCLKENCSIGISLSCCISVVGVFLVVQPAPIFDGLLESNSDHSPLGLLAAFSATLCMSLIYISLRFLAPFKVNAQLINLAYGCIGFFGSALLETALNDWSIPRCGYDRQILLATCIIGYFQVITITIALQTENAAVVAVISTTAVFGTFVLDYAFYDVTPNAFKIIGGLCVTGSSVGATMSSYYAAKRRLSENRS is encoded by the coding sequence ATGAAGCAAGTAGTTTGTCCAACAGATAGATGCCTGAAAGATACTATAATGGCCAAAGAAGAGAGAGATCCCACTGGGGATGACGAGCAGAAAAACGTTGATAACGATTCTCTTCACACTGAAAGTGAAGCACTATCTGAGGGTTACAATGATAATACACAGACAGAGAAACGTATTTGGACTAGAATCTTTGAGGTGATGATCCAACGAAGAGGGATCTTCTGGGCGCTGTCATACGCAATCCTAACTTCATTTGCCGCGCTGACAATCAAACTTTTATCTGGCAAAGTGTCTCCTAATCAGATTATGCTCTACCGATCACTGACTATCGTGCTCTTCACGGCGCCAAATCTCCAACGCCAGCGAGTATCGCTTTCCCTGCCCCTCAAAGCTTGGAGTCTTGTAGTTTTCAGGGGAATAGCCGGCATGGCAATGGCCATCAGCTATTACTACGCTATCCAACATCTTGATATCTCAACCGCCAAATGTATCAGACAAGGTTCAACCTTCCTTACATGTATCTTGGCATGCGTCTGTTTAAAGGAAAATTGCTCCATCGGAATTTCTTTATCGTGTTGCATTAGCGTTGTCGGCGTGTTCCTTGTTGTTCAGCCAGCGCCTATCTTTGATGGTCTTCTTGAAAGCAACAGTGACCATTCGCCACTTGGCTTACTCGCAGCATTTTCTGCAACACTTTGTATGTCTCTCATATACATCTCTCTGCGCTTTCTTGCTCCCTTCAAGGTAAACGCACAACTCATTAATCTTGCTTACGGTTGCATCGGATTTTTTGGATCTGCATTACTGGAAACCGCCCTAAATGACTGGTCCATCCCTCGTTGTGGTTATGATCGTCAGATACTCCTAGCTACCTGTATCATCGGCTACTTTCAGGTCATAACCATCACTATAGCACTCCAGACGGAAAATGCTGCAGTTGTTGCTGTTATTTCGACCACAGCCGTTTTTGGCACCTTCGTCTTAGACTATGCCTTCTATGACGTTACCCCGAATGCTTTTAAGATCATTGGAGGTCTTTGTGTAACAGGCAGCTCCGTGGGTGCAACAATGTCTTCTTACTATGCTGCTAAGAGAAGACTTTCTGAAAATAGGAGTTGA
- the LOC121408854 gene encoding hydroxyacid oxidase 1-like — translation MITSSGKGTSLTTIEEFRRRAKELLTEEGWLFYNAAAGQRSTFQESVTAFDRYVIRPRILRDVTRRSLSTTVLGQPISMPICVAPSAAQRFAHPDAEAASAKGTADADTLYIMSSFASSAIAEVSQVAPGGLKWMQLYLFRDRRFAENVVREAEKKGFKAIVLTVDLPLWPDFSSNKSSTSRYHYDPNLRPTNLALDIPEVNEAIRSGDVNLRHFFAEQYKSPKTWDDITWLKSITSLPIVLKGILTGEAAQEAADAGVSGIIVSAHGGRYMDGIPAPLDVLPEVVSAVKGRGVEVYMDGGIRSGTDVLKALGLGARAVLIGRPALWGLACDGPAGVNKVLSILRNELDMALGISGCTNVQDIPPSLIARKSYL, via the exons ATGATCACTTCATCGGGGAAAGGGACTTCATTGACCACCATTGAGGAATTTCGACGTCGGGCTAAAGAGTTGCTTACAGAAGAAGGCTGGTTGTTTTATAATGCTGCAGCGGGACAACGGTCTACATTTCAAGAGAGTGTGACTGCATTTGATCG TTACGTGATTCGTCCTCGTATCCTTCGTGACGTCACACGTCGTTCTTTGTCTACCACTGTGTTGGGTCAACCAATCAGCATGCCTATCTGCGTAGCTCCATCGGCAGCGCAACGCTTCGCCCATCCCGATGCGGAGGCAGCATCGGCTAAAG GAACCGCAGATGCAGACACTCTGTATATCATGTCGTCCTTTGCTAGTTCAGCTATCGCCGAGGTTTCTCAGGTAGCTCCTGGTGGATTGAAATGGATGCAGCTGTATCTCTTCAGAGATCGTCGTTTTGCAGAAAACGTGGTGAGGGAGGCTGAGAAAAAAGGATTCAAAGCGATCGTGCTTACGGTCGATTTACCTCTATGGCCagacttttcatcaaataaatcTTCAACATCGAGATATCATTACGATCCAAACCTAAG ACCAACAAATTTAGCTCTGGATATACCAGAGGTAAATGAAGCTATCCGTTCAGGTGACGTCAACTTGCGTCATTTTTTTGCTGAGCAGTACAAATCACCTAAGACATGGGATGACATCACTTGGCTCAAGTCAATCACATCACTTCCAATCGTGCTGAAGGGTATCTTAACGG GAGAGGCTGCTCAAGAAGCGGCCGATGCTGGTGTCTCTGGAATCATCGTATCAGCTCATGGTGGAAGATACATGGATGGCATTCCCGCTCCg TTAGACGTCCTACCAGAAGTTGTGTCAGCTGTCAAAGGTCGTGGAGTTGAGGTTTACATGGATGGAGGGATTCGATCAGGAACCGATGTCCTCAAAGCTCTAGGATTGGGAGCACGGGCTGTACTGATCGGGAGACCAGCACTCTGGGGACTAGCTTGTGAT GGACCTGCTGGAGTTAACAAGGTATTATCAATATTACGAAACGAACTGGATATGGCCCTGGGTATTTCAG GTTGCACCAATGTCCAGGACATTCCACCTTCATTGATAGCTCGGAAATCTTACCTCTGA